In one window of Erwinia tasmaniensis Et1/99 DNA:
- the hupB gene encoding nucleoid-associated protein HU-beta has product MNKSELIDKIATDADISKAAAGRVLDAFIGSVTESLQAGDEVALVGFGTFSVRERAERVGRNPQTGKEITIAAGKVPGFRAGKTLKDAVN; this is encoded by the coding sequence GTGAATAAGTCAGAGTTGATCGACAAAATTGCCACAGATGCTGATATTTCTAAGGCTGCTGCAGGGCGTGTACTGGATGCGTTTATCGGTTCTGTAACGGAATCTCTGCAGGCGGGTGATGAGGTTGCACTGGTGGGATTTGGCACCTTCTCGGTGCGTGAACGGGCTGAACGTGTTGGCCGCAACCCGCAAACGGGTAAAGAAATTACTATTGCAGCGGGAAAAGTTCCGGGCTTCCGTGCCGGTAAAACTTTGAAAGACGCTGTAAATTAA